atagacaccggcggttacatgcttctagccggcgcggcgatcatgctgcaacctctcaggcggtggaggcttcagctccagttgtttctccgccgtctcccatgatTGAGTTGCCTCTGGTTGAttatccgccgtctcccacggttgagatacctacagttgattctccgccgtctcccacggtTGAGTTACCTCGCCAGGAGTCATCAGGCGgggagtcctcaggcgaggagtcttccggcgaggagtcatccggcgaggcctcatccggcgaggagtcatctgacgaggatagtattcctccgcctgatgttgatgctgatgtcctGCTGCCAGAGCAGGGGCCACAGGGTGGCGAGGAtgacctgatccagaggttgccgccgtttccggggggcctgttgagctgtcgctcctcacccattatgctgatcacaaggctccctgggcgtggcatgcactcctacgcaccgacgagcggtatgtggaccgtcaacagttgaaggtggccacagctggggggaaggtttggaaccttgcttgtgatggtgattcagacagtcacaggcgggttcgagagttgatttagcagacgggtcttcatcagctaccctattgcagctacccggtgacagatgcaggccttattttggcccatgtggagcgatggcatgaggagactagtagcttccacatgccgttcggggagatgactatcaccctggacgacgtgtcggctcttctccatctccccatggggtTGAGGTTCTACacgcctgggaggggggagagggacgagtgtgcagcgctctgtgctcagttgatgggaggatctgttggtatttatgaggctgagtttgatacgaataggtgccagactattcgctttggggtcttgcagacccTGTATGAGGCTGCATTGgcgggtatgtcttaattattacttgattaaattgtatctattattattgtattgttataaactattaacttaattcatttcattgtagagcaccgagATGAGGACGCTGCgcggatttggctggtgaacaGCTAGGTGcgacgctctttgctagcaagagcggagGCTACCATACGACCGTCTACTGGATAGGGATGTTGGAGGATCTTGGCCGAGTGTGCGAGTACGCTTGGGGCgcgattgcgctcgctacgttatacgaccagcttagtcgagcgtccaggagggggacggcccagatgggaggtttcagctcgctcctgctaggatgggtctacgagtacctttctgaccACGTCATTATCCGGAGTActcgcaggaccagcctagggcgcggcggtgggtTACGTCCCGGGTCCCGCATGCAGGCCTtgatgagaggcgagtcatgctcgatgagctgacggtggatgacattatatggaccccatttgaggaccatcgggctcatcgaccacgggatccgagggccatgtattctggctacatctggtcgccatttggccgtgttgttcgacggcatctaccagagagggttctgcgccagtttggctacatacaggatgtccctcgacacccctctgagatccagacgactgggtcccttgctgagaccgcagatgctgcctatgctgagtttgagccgcacctccgccctcaggggatccctgctacatatccgggagaggctgtggaggattacatgaggtggtacagcgctgtgtcccatcggttcatcatccctgatgataggagggaggagttcagtgcggtggtaagtttgaattttattttccattcaattgtgattttttgttcatgatattttatttgtatgtacattatttttgcagactgttatgcgtcgggccgtggacttgttggagcagtcactcgAGGTGCCAGATGCTCCTGCAGTGGGCACGCATTCCCGATCCCTCATtgagagggcgctggatcttattagatccaatgccttcattggtacccagggggtagcctttgctgctgtccgaggagctagagctgcgggaggcagaggtcgtggagaCAGAGCGCGTGGGGGCAGAggtcgtggaggcagagcccgtggagagggtgctcctgcagagggtgcgcgtggaggcagaggccgtggaggcagagcccgtggacctagaggtcgtAGGGGGGCCGATAGGGGTCGGGGCGAGTGAttgactgtatatttgtatattttttgtgtatttttatattatgacatgtgactCTTTGTATTATGACTCTCTTTATATTAGTCGTGCTTTCTATTTCCACTCATTATATGTCGACTCTTATATTGAAAAAAACCCGTATAACTACACCGTAAATAATCAAAGGCAGgataagtaacataaataaTCCATGGCAAGCAGTTTAAAGGGTACACGAaattattcagaagcaacacgaaaacaaaattaatcctcagtgatatcgatgaagtcgtggggtccgctatcctgtggaaatactttgactatgttgggcaacgttatattcagataacgaacagatttactcggtgcaaacacagcaacctgcaagtaaattgcaaatttaaaagattaatGCGTACTTGTTCAAAGGAAGCAAGATTAATGTTTAGGTAATAGATGatagaccttttggagaacaagaacagatccaacagttatggcATTCCTAAATTCGCCGTCAGTGAAGGCCTTGCGATGGACGCTAGTGTCAACGGTGCCCGTAGGGTCCTAAATCAATGCAATCGTGAGAGAAAATGAGGCAAAAAATTTACGGTTAAAGAAGCTGGACAAaagcgaggatgaagaagaataaagaacccagagagatttatagcagaatggttaaaagatttatggtgtttggtggataatacaagtgtggttggggttggttggtggtagagagtaatgtcaggtttcaagttcgtcatttagtggatgaaaatgacaagactctgatgatggggtggttggaaatgacaggactctgatgatggggtggttggaaatgacaggactctgatgacaaagtggttggaaatgacaggactctgatgacaGAGTGGTTGTCTATGTTAATTATCCCTGATGCTGtttgataagtgccaaatttaccATTTTTTCTGCTTAGCTAAGGGCACTTATCTTTTGTATCAATGAAAAATCTCTAGTAAATTGACCCcattttgattagaatttatagAAATGAGAGTTTTGATTTAGAAGATGTTTTATATATGATTCTAATCTCAATTGTTGGTGTAGGAAGGTGATTAGGAAGAAATACAAGAGTTGATAGAGAAGTGGATAGTTTTGAAGGCTTCTGTCAAAAAGGCGCTCAGCACCCTTGAAGAGCGCTCAGCACCATTGCCACAGAAGAGGAAAATGGAAGTTCTGTCAAAAGGGCGCCCAGCACACTTTAAAGGCGCTCAGCACCTTTTCAACAGATAGGGTAATCTGTGCAAAATGCGCTCAGCACATGAAAAGTGCGCTCAGCATGATTAAGGCGGTGGCAAAACCCATCAGTGAAGGAATCAGGGTGCTGTCTACATAGCTTAATATTATAAGCAACAAATGAACATCATAAGGGCAAGGCTCATCAgattaatattacagagcgtttacaaatgaatattaCACAAAGTGCGGTGTCAATCTGAggtgatgtctacatagctttggtgactaagaggaacaccaaaagtaacaagccAAGCTTCGAATTCTGACGTGAACCTGCGTAAACGTGTATCATATGGGGCGTTCCAGCGTACTGATGTGGGATCAACATACCGTTCccactggagagcaattggcggcatagaatgtccaggagttagatggagctacattatagagaagaacaataaaattagataacttgcaAATACCACAAATTAATTCACCAATTGGATGTTAGTGTACTCAATCAAaaaatacctgtacaaagtgatttatcacatgacCAACAGCTATAACAGGATGTACATCCGGTGGACCTTCTCCTCTTAGTGGAAGGTATGAACAACAACTCGTAGAGGAGATGGATATGAAAACCacttggaacctggttgctataaggtatcccatctctggcagttgcatccatttatcctcggtagccggatcaccaggaggaagagtgagtcgggagtgtaaggcattaaccacatgtctggaccacatttcatcatacaaTGTTCTATGTCGTTCAAGTTCTTCTACCAACGCTTCCCTAACCCATGACCAACTTTCCTCACCTGATGGTAGTCCGAGTAATGCAGCAACGACTCTATAGCCACAtttaccatcatcctcaacattctgaactgtttgtatatatgggtggaaaaaggatggaaaatgacccatgaaatagcttgtatcagacttcttcacacgcttcttcttctttggtggttgtGAAGCCTTTTTTGCCTCTTTGATCTCCctatcaacatgttcaaaaccTGAAAGATCACGAGTtaaggatcctattgctttaTTCTTGGGTGGTATTCTCTCATTCGCCTTAAGAGTGCGCTTGGACCTTATCTTAACCGCAGGAGTACAAAgtgaactgctttcaggacaatagatcgcttgaagcttcctccttaccatactctgccctcctgtatccaaagaactgaaataatgtgtcaatgcctcaacttctggttgcatatctccatggttcatgccgcaaatatggttgctggtagtatctgcaacaggttcaggtacatgctcccaactcagtctcttccagaatggatgaattgactcatatggaattctttcataacctgcaagttcacaaaagtgtcactttcaataacaaatagaattaattgacaagagagtggttgaccggtgacctgcaagttcacaaccgcaaggtagtccatgagtccctctcaacaagcaatcgcatccgccgtaggacttcattcttatatgttcaGCGTCAATGAGCTgcaggcatttgtttgacacaaatcctctaatatttgtgtaaaatgggaacatgaaaatgtgatcaattctgtgaatactgcgctcaaacgatgctaatatttcagtatgtcgattacatgtcaaactatgcgacgcatcccatgaagtggccaggtcacccttgcaatcccgcaacatcttcttcaaactggcatgtgcaccctcagccctgcaaacaacaaatagatattttattaacaacaatctatcaaatgaacaaacaacgcataaattaagctcatataatttttttacctgttacttgttgttgttccaaagtgcatcacatgatttgtccatgctttggcaaatttctccttgtggaccaaccatgtagtagaacaataggaggtaaagttgtTGTATTTTgccttgcacatattaaacaattgcatccatttcacttcaaattcttcaactgttgcagcatccaccacctctgcccacttcatcataaccaattcagcaaaatcatctgtgccaacatagagtttgcactttgccaaaacacacttgttgatgtgccacaagcataataaatgtgtagtgttaggaaggctttgcttagcagcactcaataaggcaagatccctgtcagtaacaatcaccttaggcaacatggcttgatcagctaatagagacttcatacactccagtgcctaaacgtagtcatctgtgccctcattaacaatgtagcaaaatgctatggagtatgtcttatctgtggaagtcagtccaacaatctcaagcaagggaattgcatatttgtttgtcttgtatgtgcaatccataatcactacatacgggaatgtgttgaacagtttgatagcatttggatgagcccaaaatacatctcTAATGACTTCtgatccaggctcatgtctttcaaagtggacatacttgtcaccgtccaacttcttcaacaagtgttgcatttctgtcaatcccccgcagagggattttcttaacctcttgcaaacaccataaatctgagatatggtagtcaagtttgaaggattgttttccttcaaagtcaacaacatctttctcggtggaacccaactccttgtcatttttcccacttgctccttctctccgggttttagacgaccaacaaaattgtgcccaagtagtgacctagctggttcatggttgtgtataccttccatcacctttagccgccaatctctatctatgccatttttcctaggtcgtccttttagtctaaaaggacaacctgtcttttgtgatctcgtcccttcaataaggtcagggtctctgtagggaacatatttaccatgtttctcgcaccccaacatgacataagcttttctgcttccattcccaccataatctgactttgtgatcaacgtaacatatccattttcaatcgcaattccatgaacccaattgataagatcatcacgggtagggaaaatctgttataataataagaattgattacaagggtgatcaagacataataagaattgatatattacactctcaaaacagtgcaaaaatctgttcaaagaatacctgatcagttgcaaataaatgcgagacatctatacttatacacaggggcacaaatgctggtggtggcacctctgtagtggcctcttcaggttgaccattgtgaaatccagcttcaatcaattgtgactcacgaaagaaaaatgaatctgtCATCCCTGTACATTAAATATGGAACTTTAGAATCCGTAGTGAATACGGAAGTGCAACATCCGTAGTAAATACGGAATTGAAAaatccgtattgaatacggaattgGAAAATCCGTATTTAATACGGACTATACATGTCCGTATTAAATACGGAAATGTGTATTCCGTATTTTATCACGCTCAGAATTCAAAAACTCATCCTTCTAACTACtcaaactacttaatctaactacttaaactacttaatctaaccacTTCCACTACTTCAACATAACAACAAAGAACAaacaacacttacctcaaatgCATCCAAtggtgaggtaggagagggtgagagagagggtggtggtggtggtaggaagaatgaaagtgaggtaggagagggtgagagagagggtggtctggaggcattgagggggtTAAGGGGGCTGGTGAGAGGTTGGTGAcagaggagtaatggtggaggggttggtggagggaggagtaatggtggaaaaggtgatgTCTGTCAGagatagaatacggaagtttaacttccgtattctattttagTGAATACGGAAGTTTTATTTCCGTAGGGCATTTTTGGGTTAAAAAAATgaggtggggcgcggagccccataggggggccccaaacccaactccccatGACCATTGGAGATTAGGAATAGTTTATATGAAAGTGAACAGGTGATGCTTacgaataattttttttttcacagatTAGGAATAGTTTcatcattatttattttattaattttcattttttttaaatatatatataacaccTGGCTTCATTAATCCATGTGGTCATGCCACATGGGtaaccggagctccggcgttgactcaAAGCTCCGGAGGGatcaaaaccaaaccttttgacaaaggttagagactaaaacccacctttactccggcgagggacgaaaaccaagcattttgtaaaggatagggaccaaaaacttatttaagccataTTTTTATGTACTGGCAGAAAATTGGTTGGGCTCTTGTTGGTGGATGGTGATActttatgttatttttcaattttcacttAAAGATTGTGGTAATATATTGGATTTTGTAGAGTAAGTAAAGTTATTATTTTCTTAACAAAAAATGGATTATAGTGGAGCCTACACATCCAACTCTTTTCTTAACATGTATTTGTAttactttttttaaatttctGGATCTGCTCCTTTGATATATTTAATTACAAAGAAAAGAATTCGTGgttttttgaaatttgaagtCTACATATAATATTTAAGGCATTCAATATTTATTGGGCTCATCGATCATATGTTTTGAGCtaaatcagttttttttttataggcaaagaaATATATTGAAAGGGAGTACAAGaagtacttcaacccaatacaagggagaggaaaaggagaaaaaaaaaagaaaaaaaaaagaattacaaCTCAATTGATCACCCAAAAGAGACGTGACTAATTACATAGATTAATTAGCCAAAGCAGCACCTCCAAAGGGACCAAAAACAAATATCACTTAGCAATGGCCCTGAACCAGAATGTACCCCTCCAATGAGTAGACCCGATGCATCAAATGTCCTCAACCAAGCCAGATCAAAAGTACTCAAACACCATACATCAACCCTTGATTATTAACTCTTGGTTGCAATAGCCAAATTCCAACGAGGATCCAAAGATAGGAAACAAAATGAGATTCAAGTAGCTGGATAATAAAGAGAAAGAAGTAGCCAAAACTTGAATCTGCAAGTTAGTAAAGGTGAATCCACTACCACTTAGGGGAAGAGAAAACACATGCCTGGCTCCCTGTAAGTCTTTCAGCGAAAACAACTACTTCTAACAACCCCTCAGAACCGAAATTAAACCAGAAACAGCATAAAAGACCAGCTAAAAACAGAAAGCAATCAGAATAAGCCACCCTCACTGATCTTTCAAACAATGTGTAGGATTTGAGATCCACTCAAAAAGTGAATATTGGAATCCCGGGAACTTAGCTTAAGCCAGCTCCAAGATTTGAATTGGACCAAATCAAACAGTGCAGAGGCTTCAAAGTtgctatttttaaaaacaacaGAATTTCTCCCTTGCCAAATACAAACTACAGCTGCTATCCAAACAAACCATCCCCTTTTTCTGAAGTTGAGAGAGCCACATGAACCTAGGTGTTGAAGAAAATGGCCATGGCTGTCATTAGGAAATACTGAGAGAACACCAAACCACTCGGAGATTTTTGACCAAATTCTCCAAGCAACCGGACAAGAGAAGAACAAGTGATCTGTACTTTCCTCGTCCAAAGAACACAAGGGACAAACATTTGAAACTACAACTCCTCTTCGATTCAGGTTCACCTTGGTTTGGACCCTATTAATAAGCACTTTCCAGCTCAATGCAATCGCATTTGATGGGACCTTGACAGACCACAACAGCTTAAAAATGTTATCCCATTGAGCATTGACACATCCATGTAGAAAATCATAGGCAGACTTGCCTGAAAAATTTCCATGTTGGTCAGGAATCCATTTCCACGAATCGAACCTACCCCTGGAGGGCACAAAACAGTTTATCATTTGCTGCATATCTACTAAAAGTCGTCCTAGTGTTGAATCCAAAGGGGACTGCCAAGAAAAACACCACACCCAGCTAGAATCACTCAACTCGCCCATCTCTAGAATTTTAAGATTCTGTTGAGCTGACACTTGAAATAAAGGACTAAAAACGCGACACAGGGGCTCATCCAATCCAAATATCAGACCAGAATTTTACCTTACCTCCATCCCCAAGCTTCCAGCGAATTCCTTCACCATACCACTTACCTTCCCCTCTTCCAAAACACAAGGAGTGAAGATCTTTCCACCAGATCGAGGAGTGATTAGGAACATCATCCTCATACTTCGCATGTAACAGCCTACACCAGAAATTCTCTCCCTCTAAAGACATTCTCCATCTCCACTTACCTAATAAGGCTTTATTAAATTTTCCCAAGTCCCTCACCCCAAGACCCCCCTCTTCAATAGGTCTACAAACCTTGTCCCAGTTGACCcatgtaatttta
This portion of the Lotus japonicus ecotype B-129 chromosome 3, LjGifu_v1.2 genome encodes:
- the LOC130746937 gene encoding uncharacterized protein LOC130746937, which codes for MLDELTVDDIIWTPFEDHRAHRPRDPRAMYSGYIWSPFGRVVRRHLPERVLRQFGYIQDVPRHPSEIQTTGSLAETADAAYAEFEPHLRPQGIPATYPGEAVEDYMRWYSAVSHRFIIPDDRREEFSAVTVMRRAVDLLEQSLEVPDAPAVGTHSRSLIERALDLIRSNAFIGTQGVAFAAVRGARAAGGRGRGDRARGGRGRGGRARGEGAPAEGARGGRGRGGRARGPRGRRGADRGRGE